In the genome of Ignisphaera cupida, one region contains:
- a CDS encoding ribosomal protein L13e, giving the protein MNSETCCIVVEVPAPKVKKVALVKYRGIELGFKIGRGYSLGELKEVGLNYKLARQLNIPVDSRRKSVHKENVESLKLFLDQIKEIVNARKTKPARIAVVAQAKE; this is encoded by the coding sequence ATGAATAGTGAAACATGTTGCATTGTTGTTGAGGTTCCAGCTCCAAAGGTTAAAAAAGTAGCATTAGTCAAGTATAGAGGAATTGAATTAGGATTCAAAATTGGAAGGGGATATAGTCTAGGAGAGCTTAAAGAAGTAGGTTTGAATTATAAACTTGCACGTCAACTTAATATACCAGTTGATTCAAGAAGAAAAAGTGTGCATAAAGAAAATGTTGAAAGTCTTAAATTGTTTCTAGATCAAATTAAGGAAATTGTAAATGCTAGGAAAACGAAACCAGCAAGAATAGCAGTTGTAGCTCAAGCTAAAGAGTAA
- the hjc gene encoding Holliday junction resolvase Hjc — protein MSNNNVKKIRSSGTSAERELVKKLWKMGFAVIRGPASGAKIKRGIYPDVVAIKDSKIFVFEVKRRKEPKTVYIEMSQILKTIEFAKRAGGEALLAIKIDSLKSWKVIELTQFLSASMNSGKRIKISRDVIDNAEELFTYISKKLSIGLDKFISQSNA, from the coding sequence ATGTCAAATAATAATGTGAAAAAGATTAGAAGTAGCGGTACTAGTGCTGAACGTGAACTTGTTAAAAAGCTTTGGAAAATGGGTTTTGCAGTTATAAGAGGTCCTGCTAGTGGAGCGAAGATAAAAAGAGGAATATACCCTGATGTTGTTGCTATTAAAGATTCAAAGATATTTGTTTTTGAGGTAAAGAGACGTAAAGAACCAAAAACTGTTTACATAGAAATGAGTCAAATCCTAAAAACAATTGAGTTTGCTAAAAGAGCTGGTGGTGAAGCATTATTAGCAATAAAAATAGATTCTTTGAAGAGCTGGAAAGTCATCGAATTAACACAGTTTTTGTCAGCAAGTATGAACAGTGGTAAGAGAATAAAGATAAGTAGGGATGTTATAGACAATGCTGAAGAGCTTTTCACTTACATCTCAAAAAAACTTTCTATAGGATTAGACAAGTTCATAAGTCAAAGCAATGCTTGA
- a CDS encoding ATPase, T2SS/T4P/T4SS family: MVKIAFEDVYIPDISALTTRSLSDMIKKGLIRGKIVIPKELVRYFEFMARGGSAVGYIGLQELSELRNYSVEETGVSIEIVEGGVRETEELNQDMLNSIVKDLARRLGGKVVTSDPLQKAVCKAMGIDVLFVENVEGAGLWFEKYVDEETLSLHIKEGAPIMAKKGKPGEWRLVYVTDKPMAKAEIEMLIEEVVRRARNGEGVIEIERQGLMIVQLKDYRIVIVTPPISLAYEMTITKPIARLRLEDYNLPDKLVRRLNEKAEGILIAGAPGMGKTTFAQALAEYYARMGKIVKTIESPRDMRLPQTVAQYSKHYASSKDLHDLLLLSRPDYTVFDEMRDDEDFMIYTDLRLAGIGMIGVVHATSPIDAIQRFIRRVDIGMIPSIIDTVIFIDKGRVSKVYELTLTVRLPTGLREADLARPVVEVRDFLTNELEYEIYVFGEQTVVVPVKKIRSEIAADNAANIVKKLMPYANVDVTGKTVVISIPRSFYNSNTLKILRKIRKRLDKIGFDVDLKLS; the protein is encoded by the coding sequence ATGGTTAAAATAGCTTTTGAAGATGTTTACATTCCTGATATTTCAGCACTAACTACAAGAAGCTTATCTGACATGATAAAAAAGGGTTTGATTAGAGGAAAGATTGTAATACCTAAGGAGCTTGTAAGATATTTTGAGTTCATGGCTAGAGGTGGCAGTGCTGTTGGATATATCGGTTTACAGGAGTTATCTGAACTAAGAAATTATAGTGTAGAGGAAACAGGGGTTTCAATAGAAATTGTTGAAGGTGGAGTTAGAGAGACAGAGGAGCTTAACCAAGATATGCTCAATAGCATTGTAAAGGATTTGGCTAGAAGACTAGGCGGTAAAGTAGTTACAAGTGATCCTCTGCAAAAAGCTGTTTGCAAGGCTATGGGCATAGACGTATTGTTTGTTGAGAATGTAGAGGGAGCTGGACTCTGGTTTGAAAAATATGTTGATGAAGAGACTTTGAGTTTGCACATAAAGGAGGGAGCGCCTATCATGGCTAAAAAGGGGAAGCCAGGTGAATGGAGACTTGTTTATGTTACCGATAAGCCTATGGCTAAAGCTGAAATAGAAATGCTTATTGAGGAAGTGGTTAGAAGGGCTAGAAATGGGGAAGGCGTTATTGAAATTGAGAGACAAGGTTTAATGATTGTACAGTTAAAAGATTATAGAATAGTGATTGTAACTCCTCCAATTTCATTAGCATATGAAATGACTATTACAAAGCCTATTGCAAGACTAAGGCTAGAAGACTATAACTTGCCAGACAAACTAGTGAGGAGATTGAATGAAAAAGCAGAGGGAATATTGATTGCAGGAGCACCTGGCATGGGAAAAACAACATTTGCTCAAGCACTAGCAGAGTACTATGCAAGAATGGGTAAAATTGTTAAAACAATTGAGTCTCCTAGAGACATGAGACTTCCTCAAACAGTTGCACAATACTCAAAACATTATGCCTCATCAAAAGATCTTCACGATCTTCTTTTGCTAAGCCGTCCTGACTATACAGTTTTTGATGAAATGAGGGATGATGAGGACTTCATGATATACACTGATTTGCGTTTAGCTGGAATAGGTATGATAGGAGTTGTTCACGCAACATCACCTATAGACGCTATCCAAAGATTTATTAGACGTGTCGATATAGGTATGATACCAAGTATAATAGATACCGTGATATTCATAGATAAGGGTCGTGTGTCAAAGGTATATGAACTCACACTTACAGTTCGTTTACCTACAGGTTTAAGAGAAGCAGACTTGGCAAGACCTGTTGTTGAAGTAAGAGATTTTTTAACAAACGAATTAGAGTATGAGATATATGTGTTTGGTGAACAAACCGTTGTTGTACCTGTTAAGAAGATACGTAGCGAAATTGCTGCTGATAATGCTGCAAATATTGTGAAAAAGCTCATGCCCTATGCCAATGTTGATGTAACTGGTAAAACTGTTGTTATATCCATACCACGATCTTTCTATAATTCTAACACCTTAAAAATATTGAGAAAAATTAGGAAAAGACTAGATAAAATTGGATTTGACGTAGACCTGAAACTCTCTTAA
- a CDS encoding nucleotidyltransferase, giving the protein MVRALKELSNEGIEGIIIGDTCLNMEMGNKTFEGDIDLFVTSTSPLLEANKINEIAREKGWSIGVTTLGTPSITMTVNDEEVVVELFENIMDFYIPQELIELCKQEYEISGEKISCISKECWMVLKARRGSNQDLAKLSMVIELAKKNDIKIDKNKLRNAIELFQDESLHIYERLKNLGLRF; this is encoded by the coding sequence ATAGTCAGAGCTCTTAAAGAGCTTTCCAATGAAGGCATTGAAGGAATAATAATAGGAGATACATGCTTAAATATGGAAATGGGAAATAAGACTTTTGAAGGAGATATAGATCTTTTTGTAACTTCCACAAGTCCGTTACTAGAAGCTAATAAGATAAATGAGATAGCTAGGGAAAAAGGCTGGAGTATAGGGGTAACAACACTGGGAACACCATCAATAACAATGACTGTAAATGATGAAGAAGTAGTTGTAGAGTTATTTGAAAATATCATGGATTTTTACATACCACAAGAACTAATAGAATTATGCAAACAGGAATATGAAATAAGTGGAGAAAAAATTTCCTGTATATCAAAAGAGTGTTGGATGGTATTAAAAGCAAGAAGAGGTTCAAATCAGGATTTAGCAAAATTATCTATGGTAATAGAACTTGCAAAAAAGAATGATATAAAAATTGATAAAAACAAACTAAGAAATGCTATTGAGCTATTTCAGGATGAATCATTGCATATATACGAAAGATTGAAGAACCTTGGATTAAGGTTTTAG
- a CDS encoding 50S ribosomal protein L40e: MPVSDPELMKIVEARILNKKVCRRCGALNPPTATRCRRCRSTNLRFKKKQVAMKK, translated from the coding sequence ATGCCTGTATCAGATCCAGAGTTGATGAAGATCGTAGAAGCGAGGATTTTAAATAAGAAAGTATGTCGCAGATGTGGAGCCTTGAATCCGCCAACTGCTACGAGATGTAGGAGATGTAGAAGTACAAATCTCAGATTTAAGAAGAAACAAGTGGCTATGAAGAAATAG
- a CDS encoding transcription elongation factor, whose translation MKIPLDTICVKSGVLCPRCRKLVDSGTYTLREVEIMKQLLELEEQDPNYRFLKDVTYVKSYETNSIIVTILDVDDSIPQSMLIRLGKTLSEKIGLRVRVIRKSDPKTLIAQIIAPARIHGVNSVWTPDGDVQHIIRISRYDARFLPVEVKELEQLLSTIFHENYRIKIY comes from the coding sequence ATGAAAATACCCCTCGACACAATATGTGTTAAAAGTGGTGTTTTATGTCCTCGCTGCAGAAAACTCGTAGATAGCGGTACTTACACATTACGTGAAGTGGAGATAATGAAACAGTTACTTGAGTTAGAAGAACAAGACCCGAATTATAGATTCCTTAAAGATGTTACATATGTGAAAAGCTATGAAACAAATTCAATTATTGTAACAATATTAGATGTTGATGACTCAATTCCTCAATCAATGTTAATAAGACTTGGAAAAACTTTAAGTGAAAAAATAGGACTGAGGGTTCGTGTAATAAGAAAGTCCGATCCAAAAACATTAATAGCACAAATAATAGCACCTGCAAGAATCCATGGAGTTAATAGTGTGTGGACTCCAGATGGCGATGTGCAACACATAATCAGAATCTCTAGATATGATGCAAGGTTTTTACCTGTTGAAGTTAAAGAGTTGGAACAGCTTCTTTCAACAATATTTCATGAGAATTACAGAATCAAAATATATTGA
- the dph5 gene encoding diphthine synthase, with protein sequence MLRLIGLGLSIDSIPLGNLKKLLLLCDKIFVDAYTSVWFPDINILVKTLLNMKKDVIIAKRYMLEGSAIENVVNEAMKKDVCIAVVGDPLIATTHSIIIVEALKKGVEVDVSPATSIFNTAISISCLQIYRFGKVATIVSSKNGVVYEYPFTVLKMNREQNLHTLFLLEIDVEKKYYMKPNEGIELIMNIQKGLGEKVLANEDIVIVIADAFSRKQKVFVLSVEEAMKKTFNENTLYTLIIPAKKLHPVEEECINLIRDKNLYHSVTYEKDLINSAESLIHQNNSL encoded by the coding sequence ATGCTAAGACTTATTGGTTTGGGTCTATCAATAGATTCCATACCATTGGGCAATTTGAAAAAATTACTTTTACTATGCGACAAAATCTTTGTAGATGCATATACAAGTGTATGGTTTCCTGATATAAACATTCTTGTAAAAACATTGTTAAATATGAAGAAAGATGTGATTATTGCTAAAAGATACATGTTAGAGGGTTCTGCCATAGAGAATGTGGTAAACGAGGCAATGAAAAAGGATGTATGTATTGCTGTTGTTGGAGATCCATTAATTGCAACTACACATAGTATCATAATTGTTGAAGCATTGAAAAAAGGTGTTGAAGTTGACGTCTCGCCTGCAACATCGATATTCAATACAGCTATCTCAATATCATGTCTACAGATCTATAGATTTGGCAAAGTAGCTACCATTGTAAGTAGCAAAAATGGTGTAGTATACGAATATCCATTCACTGTTTTAAAAATGAATCGTGAACAAAACTTGCACACACTTTTTCTGTTAGAAATAGATGTGGAGAAAAAATATTATATGAAACCGAATGAAGGTATAGAATTGATAATGAATATACAGAAAGGACTTGGGGAAAAGGTTCTAGCAAATGAAGATATTGTGATAGTAATAGCAGATGCGTTTAGCCGTAAACAAAAGGTTTTTGTATTAAGTGTAGAAGAAGCTATGAAAAAAACATTTAACGAAAACACGCTATACACACTAATAATACCTGCAAAGAAGCTTCACCCAGTTGAGGAAGAATGTATAAATCTAATTAGAGACAAAAACCTGTACCATTCAGTTACATATGAAAAGGATTTAATAAATAGTGCTGAAAGCCTGATACATCAAAACAATTCTCTGTAG
- a CDS encoding HD domain-containing protein translates to MHRYRSKSVSGFSVKKIYDEVHGYIDLSDVEIKIVDTPYFQRLRFIKQLAVAWYVYPGATHTRFSHSLGTTHLMGLVAEKLAELGYIHSFEDVQILRLAALLHDIGHTPFSHAIEPFYKDLLGIGHEEITRMIILESEIRDILNYFGYDPKTITAIIEGRYKEPLYNQLLSSDIDVDRMDYLIRDATHTGVTYGMIDLQRIISTLVVDGDGNIAILDKGIDALENFYLARMHMYKTVYYHKTVVGYETLLRSIYEVLYRYSNDTLLPKSEDDLKRLVESGDIVLWHDDWLTGLITRLYKASSTPQEVKELIRAFLFRRGYKVVLEESKFSNTALDLENDEGIKKLRNIMNEIERYVRPYEIAMFVDDIRIIEVDPHTAPRVILGNKQSIPVFQIENSIIPKLPRKYHVKRLYALFNVWDKVMKLIREKGLG, encoded by the coding sequence GTGCATAGGTATAGAAGTAAATCAGTAAGTGGCTTTAGTGTGAAGAAGATTTATGATGAGGTTCATGGATATATAGACTTAAGCGATGTTGAAATTAAAATTGTTGACACTCCCTACTTTCAACGACTTAGATTCATAAAGCAATTGGCAGTAGCATGGTATGTTTATCCAGGAGCTACTCATACGCGTTTTAGTCATAGCCTTGGCACCACACATCTCATGGGATTAGTCGCAGAAAAACTTGCTGAACTAGGTTATATACATTCTTTTGAAGATGTACAAATTTTGAGATTAGCAGCTCTTCTTCATGATATAGGTCATACACCGTTTAGCCATGCTATTGAGCCTTTCTACAAAGATTTGCTTGGCATAGGACATGAGGAAATCACTAGAATGATTATACTAGAAAGTGAGATTAGGGATATTCTAAACTATTTTGGCTATGATCCTAAAACCATAACAGCAATAATAGAAGGAAGATATAAAGAGCCTTTATACAATCAACTACTTTCCAGCGATATTGATGTCGATAGAATGGATTATTTAATAAGAGATGCTACACATACTGGTGTAACATATGGAATGATAGATTTACAGAGAATAATATCTACACTTGTTGTTGATGGTGATGGAAATATTGCTATACTTGATAAAGGTATTGATGCTCTTGAAAATTTCTACTTAGCTAGAATGCACATGTATAAAACAGTGTACTATCACAAAACAGTAGTTGGTTATGAAACACTGCTTAGAAGTATATATGAAGTTTTGTATAGATATAGCAATGACACTCTATTGCCAAAAAGTGAAGATGATTTAAAAAGGCTTGTAGAAAGTGGTGATATTGTTCTATGGCACGACGATTGGCTAACAGGACTAATAACAAGATTATATAAAGCCTCTTCAACACCTCAAGAAGTAAAAGAGTTGATTAGAGCATTTCTATTTAGAAGAGGATACAAGGTTGTGTTAGAAGAATCAAAATTTAGTAATACTGCACTTGATCTAGAAAATGATGAAGGTATTAAAAAACTTAGGAACATAATGAATGAAATAGAAAGATATGTAAGACCATATGAAATAGCGATGTTTGTTGATGATATAAGAATCATTGAAGTAGATCCTCATACTGCTCCAAGGGTTATTCTAGGCAATAAGCAATCTATACCAGTTTTCCAAATCGAGAATAGTATAATTCCAAAGCTTCCAAGAAAATACCATGTTAAGCGATTGTATGCTCTTTTCAATGTTTGGGACAAGGTCATGAAATTAATTAGGGAAAAGGGTTTGGGTTAA
- the aspS gene encoding aspartate--tRNA(Asn) ligase translates to METRYKNVMCGEITKEFRGKEVVIAGWVHQIRDLGGKKFIVIRDSSGVVQVTISKDAASKNLLSVVEELTFESVVQIRGVVKEDPRAPRGVEIVPHEIKLLSVAKKPLPLDISGKVPADIDTRLRERVLDLRRTEMRAIVKIGDTVLKTIREVLRSLGFVEVFTPKIIASATEGGASLFPVIYFGKEAFLAQSPQLYKELLAASLERVFEIAPAWRAEESDTPYHLAEFISIDIEAAFMNYEDVMKILEKVIYEVVKAVKQENEYELKVLNYIPPDVSLPLPRIKYIDAVKMLRDRGVAIEPGEDLSTTHLRILSEVIESPLYFVTEFPTKIRAFYTKPKDDDPTYSESFDLVWKHLELASGSSRIHQKELLIEALKERGLNVESFSFFLKWFDYGMPPHAGWGMGYSRLLLMLTGRSSVKEVTLFPRDKKRLIP, encoded by the coding sequence ATGGAGACAAGATACAAAAATGTTATGTGTGGTGAAATTACAAAAGAGTTTAGAGGAAAGGAAGTGGTAATTGCTGGATGGGTTCATCAGATAAGGGATCTTGGTGGGAAAAAATTCATAGTTATTAGAGATTCTAGTGGTGTTGTGCAGGTTACTATATCAAAAGATGCTGCATCAAAGAATTTACTTAGTGTTGTTGAGGAGCTAACCTTTGAATCTGTTGTGCAGATAAGGGGTGTTGTTAAAGAGGATCCAAGAGCACCAAGAGGAGTTGAAATAGTGCCTCATGAAATCAAGTTACTTAGTGTTGCAAAAAAGCCACTACCTTTGGATATCAGTGGTAAGGTTCCTGCAGACATTGATACAAGACTTAGGGAAAGGGTTTTAGATTTGAGAAGAACTGAGATGAGAGCTATTGTTAAAATAGGTGACACAGTTTTGAAGACCATTAGAGAGGTGTTGCGAAGTCTTGGATTTGTTGAGGTTTTCACACCAAAAATAATAGCCTCTGCAACTGAGGGTGGGGCAAGCCTGTTTCCAGTGATATATTTTGGTAAAGAGGCTTTTCTTGCCCAAAGTCCTCAGCTTTATAAGGAGTTGTTGGCAGCATCACTTGAGAGAGTATTTGAAATAGCACCTGCTTGGAGAGCTGAGGAAAGTGATACTCCATATCATTTAGCTGAGTTTATTAGTATAGATATTGAAGCAGCGTTTATGAATTATGAGGATGTTATGAAAATTCTTGAAAAGGTTATATATGAAGTTGTAAAAGCTGTTAAGCAAGAAAATGAATATGAGCTCAAGGTATTAAACTATATACCACCTGATGTTTCCTTGCCTTTACCAAGAATAAAATATATTGATGCTGTGAAAATGCTTAGAGACAGGGGTGTAGCGATAGAACCTGGTGAAGACTTGTCAACAACGCATCTAAGAATTTTGAGTGAAGTCATCGAATCTCCTCTATACTTTGTTACAGAGTTTCCAACGAAAATCAGAGCTTTTTATACAAAACCAAAAGATGATGATCCTACCTATAGTGAAAGCTTTGACTTAGTGTGGAAACACCTAGAACTTGCTTCTGGTAGCTCAAGAATTCATCAAAAAGAACTGTTAATAGAGGCATTGAAAGAGCGTGGATTAAATGTTGAAAGCTTTAGCTTCTTCCTAAAATGGTTTGACTATGGAATGCCTCCGCATGCTGGCTGGGGCATGGGATACTCTAGGCTGCTTTTAATGCTTACTGGAAGAAGCAGTGTCAAAGAGGTAACATTATTCCCAAGAGATAAGAAAAGGCTTATTCCCTAG